From Variimorphobacter saccharofermentans, one genomic window encodes:
- a CDS encoding polysaccharide biosynthesis tyrosine autokinase has translation MEFTVKEMINLVLKRIIWITISLFAGLLLSFIFSKFIINPSYTTSVKLYVIPNDSEASLNLNELNYAQKVVTTYINFLNTNVFYEKIQDDTMLGYSIGQLKNMTTVKSINNTEIFQISVTSFSADDSYTLAESMERIAPELIQTIKPSAKISVVDPVIFPKVPSGPNILRNTLIGGLLGLAASVIIIFLVEILDVNIKSKEDLATHHPFPILGEIPSYDLSKERGIHKRILFKSKNKKHYNNNGFDDNSKVIFSESFKSLRTNLRFTLVKEGCKKIIISSPLPSDGKSTTSVNLGITLSQAGFRVLIIDCDLRKGKIHNYFNLKYKPGLSDALSGMAELKDVIIKTSYDNLDIIPLGSISPNPSELLASSQMEKLLLNLEKEYNYIIFDTPPVNVLSDSLSLVKYSDGLLIVVREGMTSHPNLTNALEKLMLSHGNILGFVLNDVSINRGKKLNYYYSHYGASHD, from the coding sequence ATGGAGTTTACCGTAAAAGAAATGATAAACTTAGTACTAAAAAGAATCATCTGGATTACTATTAGTCTATTTGCTGGATTATTACTATCGTTTATATTTAGTAAATTTATAATAAATCCTTCCTATACAACTTCTGTGAAGCTATATGTAATACCCAATGATTCGGAAGCCAGTCTCAATTTGAATGAATTGAATTATGCACAGAAGGTGGTAACAACCTATATCAATTTTCTAAATACGAATGTTTTCTATGAGAAGATACAGGATGATACTATGCTGGGTTACTCCATAGGTCAATTAAAAAATATGACAACAGTAAAAAGTATTAATAATACAGAAATATTTCAAATTAGCGTAACTTCATTTAGTGCAGATGATTCCTATACTTTAGCAGAAAGTATGGAGAGAATTGCACCTGAATTAATACAAACAATCAAGCCATCTGCAAAGATCAGTGTGGTTGATCCGGTGATTTTCCCAAAGGTACCGTCCGGACCCAATATATTAAGGAATACGCTGATTGGAGGACTACTCGGTCTCGCAGCTTCGGTTATCATAATTTTTTTAGTTGAAATACTGGACGTTAATATCAAGAGCAAGGAGGATTTAGCTACACATCACCCATTCCCGATACTGGGAGAAATACCGAGTTATGATCTGTCAAAGGAAAGAGGGATACATAAGAGAATTTTATTTAAGTCGAAAAATAAAAAGCATTACAATAATAATGGTTTTGATGATAATTCAAAAGTCATTTTTAGTGAATCGTTCAAATCTCTTCGGACAAATCTACGTTTTACATTAGTTAAAGAGGGATGTAAAAAAATCATTATCAGCAGTCCATTACCCTCAGACGGAAAAAGCACCACGAGTGTTAATCTGGGTATCACGTTATCTCAGGCAGGCTTCAGGGTTCTGATTATAGATTGTGATTTACGAAAGGGTAAGATACACAATTACTTTAATTTAAAATATAAGCCGGGACTTAGTGATGCCCTGTCAGGAATGGCAGAACTAAAAGATGTCATTATAAAAACCTCTTATGATAACCTGGACATAATTCCATTGGGCTCCATATCTCCAAACCCGTCTGAACTATTGGCAAGTAGTCAGATGGAGAAGCTCTTATTGAATCTTGAAAAGGAGTATAACTACATTATTTTTGATACACCGCCTGTGAATGTACTATCCGATTCCCTTAGCCTGGTAAAGTATTCTGATGGGTTACTCATCGTTGTCAGAGAGGGCATGACTTCACATCCTAATTTAACCAATGCATTAGAGAAACTAATGCTATCCCATGGAAACATACTGGGATTTGTACTAAATGATGTATCAATAAATCGTGGAAAGAAATTAAATTACTATTATTCTCATTATGGAGCATCGCATGATTGA
- a CDS encoding TetR family transcriptional regulator, with the protein MRRTKDDAEMTRRAILKAALNLFSKNGYTNTNLQEIAVCAGVTRGAIYWHFESKANLYCTLIDEANNRGDYVIEQAMKAGGSFREICKRIMVAQWLLLEEDEIYRDTFILAMFNTGVAPELEKSRQKLLDNAKQLIETVSAYMKVGIEAGELRNDKTPIELANAYLAYQQGVAVNWLQDPTRFSIKESASALADIFINGM; encoded by the coding sequence ATGAGAAGAACGAAAGACGATGCCGAAATGACGAGACGTGCCATTCTGAAAGCTGCCCTGAATTTATTCAGTAAGAATGGATATACCAATACCAATCTTCAAGAGATCGCTGTCTGTGCAGGAGTCACCAGGGGTGCAATTTACTGGCATTTTGAAAGTAAAGCCAATCTGTATTGTACCTTAATCGATGAGGCTAATAATCGTGGAGATTATGTAATTGAGCAGGCTATGAAAGCTGGTGGTTCCTTTAGGGAAATATGCAAGAGAATTATGGTTGCACAGTGGCTTCTTCTGGAAGAAGACGAAATATATAGAGACACCTTTATTCTTGCTATGTTTAATACAGGTGTCGCACCCGAATTAGAGAAAAGCAGACAGAAACTGCTTGATAATGCGAAACAGCTTATCGAAACTGTTTCAGCTTATATGAAGGTAGGGATAGAAGCAGGAGAACTAAGAAATGATAAAACGCCTATTGAATTAGCAAACGCTTATCTTGCTTATCAACAGGGTGTAGCAGTGAACTGGCTTCAGGATCCAACACGTTTTTCTATCAAAGAATCGGCATCCGCATTGGCAGACATCTTCATAAATGGGATGTAA
- a CDS encoding CPBP family intramembrane glutamic endopeptidase gives MRSSISSDVELRKPMYLSNSLLWFGGWAATFILSVYVLMPRLSDSLSEFERFSVAMTLPLVLMFITAIVIYRIQYGRSLQGFKTSYRIHHIRLMDIVWGIIISVIAMACMGAFSALSNYLISLGIIPVPNNLPLILNPNAEFNHATLSHMVGGQILGNWRVIVIYFIMLFFNITAEELLWRGYILPRQELAYGKKAWLIHGLLWTLFHSFKWWDMISLLPVCLLISYIAQKRQSIWPGFIAHYIVNGMGLIMFLAAVLGVL, from the coding sequence ATGAGATCAAGTATTTCATCAGATGTGGAATTAAGAAAGCCTATGTATCTTAGTAATTCTTTGCTTTGGTTTGGAGGATGGGCAGCCACTTTCATCTTAAGTGTATATGTCTTAATGCCTCGATTATCAGACTCTCTATCTGAGTTCGAGAGGTTTTCAGTTGCTATGACTCTTCCACTGGTACTTATGTTTATTACAGCAATAGTAATCTATAGAATACAATATGGCAGGAGCCTGCAAGGATTTAAGACTTCTTATCGTATTCATCATATAAGATTAATGGACATAGTATGGGGTATCATTATATCTGTTATCGCTATGGCATGCATGGGCGCTTTTTCTGCATTGAGTAATTATCTTATCTCATTGGGAATTATCCCTGTCCCCAATAATCTTCCATTGATTCTTAACCCAAATGCTGAGTTTAATCATGCTACTCTTAGCCATATGGTGGGTGGTCAAATCCTGGGTAATTGGAGGGTTATCGTTATTTATTTTATCATGCTGTTTTTTAATATTACAGCAGAGGAGCTTTTATGGAGAGGCTACATTTTACCAAGACAGGAACTGGCATATGGCAAGAAGGCATGGCTCATTCATGGATTATTGTGGACACTGTTTCACAGTTTTAAATGGTGGGACATGATTAGTCTATTACCTGTATGCCTGCTCATTTCATATATTGCACAAAAGCGTCAAAGCATTTGGCCTGGATTTATTGCTCATTATATCGTGAATGGTATGGGATTGATTATGTTTCTGGCTGCAGTGCTCGGTGTACTATAG
- a CDS encoding SDR family oxidoreductase: MNNKVVLITGCSSGVGRQLSMLLAEKGYRVIATARDITNLDGLQVDMKLILDVTDQESINKAMREIITRYGRIDILINNAGYSIRSAIEEIDLEDLSDMFDVNVFGLIRMIQVVSPYMRRQNSGRIINIGSVSGKLTGYVNGGYSASKHAVEAISDAARLELQSFGIQVTVLEPGAMDTDFFKTLSKNSDQKMKNEMSPYSSFYQSDLNFRKNQGRADVRKASKDICKILEKKRLKARYKIALPLIYTVLIMLPDRVRENILVSIHRKNQSIK, from the coding sequence ATGAATAATAAAGTGGTTTTAATCACAGGCTGTTCCTCCGGAGTTGGAAGACAGCTTAGTATGCTATTGGCAGAAAAAGGGTATCGAGTAATTGCAACGGCAAGAGATATTACGAATTTGGATGGACTACAGGTAGACATGAAATTAATATTGGATGTAACGGATCAGGAATCAATCAATAAAGCAATGAGAGAAATCATTACGAGATATGGTAGGATAGATATTTTGATTAATAATGCAGGATATTCGATAAGATCAGCAATTGAAGAGATTGATTTGGAGGATTTGTCGGATATGTTTGATGTTAATGTCTTTGGGCTTATCCGTATGATACAGGTGGTATCACCCTATATGAGAAGGCAGAATTCCGGAAGGATTATTAACATTGGATCAGTTTCAGGTAAGCTGACCGGATATGTAAATGGCGGTTATAGCGCATCAAAGCATGCGGTAGAAGCAATCAGTGACGCTGCAAGACTTGAATTACAGAGCTTCGGAATCCAAGTTACCGTGCTTGAACCAGGAGCAATGGATACGGATTTCTTCAAAACATTATCAAAAAACTCAGATCAGAAAATGAAAAATGAAATGTCACCTTACAGCAGTTTTTATCAAAGTGATTTAAATTTTAGAAAAAATCAAGGACGTGCGGATGTAAGGAAGGCTTCAAAAGACATATGTAAAATACTTGAGAAGAAAAGGCTGAAAGCACGGTATAAGATTGCATTACCATTAATATACACCGTACTGATTATGTTACCAGATCGTGTAAGAGAGAATATATTAGTTTCAATTCATCGTAAAAACCAATCAATAAAATAA
- a CDS encoding Crp/Fnr family transcriptional regulator, protein MKEKLSLYDYLHKEGIDYNLIQILKPLFTHREYRKGEMILHMGENTKVVCLILQGIARGVYIDTEGKEITKCFSKEGDWCCVYNMLTNRPSEFWIEALEDCQVEEIAVEQLRGLLNMSQQLRMLYEKLYNNAFVQIDEKGALFQKMQGRERYLYFINKYPDIAKRVKQEYIASYIGITPSSLSRIKREL, encoded by the coding sequence ATGAAAGAAAAATTGAGTCTGTATGATTATTTACACAAAGAGGGTATTGATTATAACTTAATTCAGATATTGAAACCCTTATTTACCCATAGGGAATATCGAAAAGGCGAAATGATTTTACATATGGGAGAAAACACAAAGGTAGTTTGTTTGATTCTTCAAGGTATCGCGAGAGGTGTCTATATTGATACAGAGGGGAAGGAAATTACCAAATGCTTTTCGAAAGAGGGGGATTGGTGTTGTGTCTATAATATGCTTACGAATCGTCCATCAGAATTCTGGATTGAGGCTCTGGAAGACTGTCAGGTTGAGGAGATTGCAGTAGAACAGCTTCGTGGCTTGTTAAACATGTCTCAGCAACTTCGAATGCTTTATGAAAAATTATATAATAATGCGTTTGTTCAGATTGATGAAAAAGGAGCATTATTCCAGAAAATGCAGGGGAGAGAAAGATACCTTTATTTTATTAATAAATATCCTGATATTGCGAAACGCGTAAAGCAGGAATATATAGCCTCTTATATTGGTATTACACCAAGTTCTTTAAGCAGAATAAAAAGGGAGCTGTAG
- a CDS encoding GNAT family N-acetyltransferase — translation MKVVRMIKTSEEKHENNWEGIRYMSAEEIPECVNVIIESFKTVADEFGVTPENAPRYVGFATDEKRLHWHFENEQRPMIVYIKDNHIVGYYSLALQNDSECELNNLCVLPEYRHEGIGEKLLADCFEKVKELGCSKVKIGILEENVVIRKWYEKYGFVHTGTQKFDFFPFTCGYMERII, via the coding sequence GTGAAAGTAGTGAGAATGATAAAGACATCAGAAGAAAAGCATGAAAATAACTGGGAAGGAATTCGATATATGTCAGCCGAAGAAATTCCTGAATGTGTAAATGTAATCATTGAAAGCTTCAAGACTGTTGCTGATGAATTTGGAGTTACGCCGGAGAATGCGCCTAGATATGTAGGATTTGCAACAGATGAGAAAAGGCTTCACTGGCATTTTGAGAATGAACAACGACCAATGATTGTGTACATAAAAGACAATCATATTGTTGGCTATTATTCACTGGCATTACAAAATGATAGTGAATGCGAGCTTAATAATCTGTGTGTTCTTCCTGAATATAGGCATGAGGGAATTGGTGAAAAATTATTAGCAGACTGCTTTGAGAAAGTCAAAGAGCTTGGTTGTTCAAAGGTAAAGATCGGTATTCTTGAAGAAAATGTAGTGATTCGAAAATGGTATGAGAAGTATGGCTTCGTTCATACTGGTACGCAGAAATTTGATTTCTTTCCGTTTACCTGTGGATATATGGAAAGGATAATATAA
- a CDS encoding helix-turn-helix transcriptional regulator, with translation MRVHRLIRILMKLDQEGKVKAHDMAEALEVSCRTIYRDIDILCEAGYPIITTTGQKGGITFVEGYKLNLDQSNAALKTLITHLYAMPDQEKLVNAIESGLNLKYMSKDKASDENKQKILIDQKSWWEEDTTEIDLQPIMKALFLQHKLNIQYIQSDGSQSNRVIAPYGLVLKYTSWYVVAYCYMRNEIRTFNCGRVKHIDLLQESYTIPDDFVLKNYWTLSVKSFKKSRNEEEYYPVEIMVPKRFGSIFANYDIIGIKKEGDSIIGMIDLHKKECAQEDIRALLCYGQIL, from the coding sequence ATGAGAGTACATCGTTTAATTCGGATATTGATGAAATTAGATCAAGAAGGAAAAGTAAAAGCCCATGATATGGCCGAAGCTCTGGAGGTATCATGTAGAACAATTTATCGGGATATAGATATTTTATGTGAAGCAGGGTATCCAATCATCACCACAACAGGCCAAAAGGGAGGAATTACCTTTGTTGAGGGTTATAAATTGAATTTGGATCAATCCAATGCTGCACTGAAGACATTAATTACTCATTTATATGCCATGCCGGATCAAGAAAAGCTTGTTAATGCAATAGAAAGCGGTTTGAATTTAAAATATATGAGTAAGGACAAAGCAAGTGATGAGAATAAGCAGAAAATATTAATTGACCAAAAAAGCTGGTGGGAAGAAGATACAACTGAAATTGATCTGCAACCGATCATGAAGGCTTTATTCTTACAGCATAAGCTTAACATCCAGTATATCCAGAGTGATGGATCTCAGTCGAATCGGGTGATAGCTCCTTATGGTCTGGTACTAAAATACACGTCATGGTATGTAGTTGCTTATTGCTATATGAGAAATGAGATAAGGACCTTTAATTGTGGCAGAGTGAAGCATATCGATTTACTTCAGGAGTCTTATACAATTCCGGATGACTTTGTATTGAAGAATTATTGGACTCTATCGGTTAAGTCCTTTAAAAAAAGTAGAAATGAAGAGGAGTATTATCCGGTTGAGATTATGGTCCCTAAAAGATTTGGATCAATATTTGCAAATTATGATATAATTGGGATAAAAAAGGAGGGAGACTCCATTATAGGAATGATTGATTTACATAAAAAAGAATGTGCACAAGAGGATATAAGAGCTTTATTATGCTACGGGCAAATATTATAA
- a CDS encoding response regulator, translating to MDKIKVIIAEDSDFVRDGMRIILGMDEEFEVIGCAANGLEAVSIAKENKADVILMDIQMPEMDGIEATKEIVSQNLGKVLILTTFDDYDLVKRAIHNGAKGYLIKNHKPEQLKQMIKSIHSGATVMEESILEKLTANETTASEGFQADNLTSRELDIIKAVAEGLSNKQIAERLFISEGTVKNYISTILEKENLSHRTALAVYYLTGKK from the coding sequence ATGGATAAAATAAAGGTGATTATAGCAGAGGATAGTGACTTTGTACGTGATGGTATGAGAATTATCTTAGGTATGGATGAAGAATTTGAAGTGATAGGCTGTGCTGCTAATGGATTGGAGGCAGTTAGTATAGCAAAAGAAAATAAAGCAGATGTGATTCTTATGGATATTCAAATGCCTGAAATGGACGGAATAGAGGCGACCAAAGAAATTGTGTCTCAAAACTTAGGAAAAGTATTGATTCTTACAACCTTTGATGACTACGATTTAGTAAAAAGGGCAATACATAATGGAGCAAAAGGATACCTAATCAAAAACCACAAACCAGAGCAGCTAAAACAAATGATAAAATCCATACATAGTGGTGCGACTGTTATGGAGGAAAGTATTCTGGAAAAACTAACGGCTAATGAAACTACTGCATCGGAAGGGTTTCAGGCTGATAACCTAACGTCGCGAGAGCTCGATATCATAAAGGCTGTTGCAGAAGGGCTTTCCAATAAACAGATTGCTGAAAGACTCTTTATAAGCGAGGGAACGGTTAAAAACTATATTAGTACTATTTTAGAGAAAGAAAATTTGTCACATCGAACGGCTTTAGCAGTGTACTATCTGACCGGAAAGAAATAA
- a CDS encoding sensor histidine kinase, with the protein MKEHVRENYFLVLKLILALLLEVFIMIDNNVLSGASSQALLFSAFFVASITFNEVTDKGKKIVGLILEGCFALLLVLFVEQEFAILLTIWILDIVSVKKATISWYLTALLPLLFMDYSKYQFLIVILLILIYFQNAVVIYSYKEQQREDELSELKLKQNINQKETMYKEEISRSLLMVENQVLEEKSRLSQALHDKLGHSINGSIYQLEACKVIMNQDQKVCEGMIQAVIDNLRNSMDEIRAILRKERPDKYKLATLQLHGLCDDCRKLGIDANCNISGKLSDIPSKYLEIILDNAFEAVSNALKYAHCTRLEINIAVLNQMVRCTISDNGVGCEEIIDGMGLSGMRNRMRSVNGILDFSSELGFTINMLFPLEQVNG; encoded by the coding sequence ATGAAGGAGCACGTTCGAGAGAATTACTTTCTAGTACTAAAGCTGATATTAGCTCTCTTATTAGAAGTATTTATTATGATTGATAACAATGTATTATCAGGAGCATCGAGTCAGGCGCTCCTGTTTTCTGCGTTCTTTGTTGCTTCCATTACCTTTAATGAAGTAACTGACAAAGGTAAGAAAATAGTCGGATTAATTCTTGAAGGCTGCTTCGCTTTATTATTAGTTCTATTCGTTGAACAGGAGTTTGCAATTCTATTGACTATATGGATATTAGATATCGTATCAGTAAAAAAAGCTACTATTTCTTGGTATCTGACAGCTTTACTTCCCCTCTTATTCATGGATTATAGTAAGTATCAATTTCTGATAGTCATTTTATTAATTCTGATTTACTTTCAGAATGCAGTGGTGATATATTCCTACAAAGAACAGCAAAGAGAGGATGAGCTATCAGAGCTGAAATTAAAGCAAAACATAAATCAAAAGGAAACTATGTATAAAGAGGAGATTAGTAGAAGCTTATTAATGGTAGAAAATCAAGTATTAGAGGAAAAATCCAGACTTTCTCAGGCACTACATGATAAATTAGGGCATAGCATTAATGGTTCTATTTATCAGCTGGAGGCTTGTAAGGTAATTATGAATCAGGATCAGAAAGTCTGTGAAGGGATGATTCAGGCAGTGATTGACAATCTACGTAATAGTATGGATGAGATAAGGGCAATTCTTAGAAAGGAACGTCCGGACAAATATAAACTGGCCACGTTACAATTGCATGGTTTATGTGATGATTGCAGGAAACTAGGAATCGATGCTAATTGTAATATAAGCGGGAAGCTGTCCGATATCCCTTCAAAGTACTTAGAGATTATTCTGGACAATGCATTTGAAGCCGTATCCAATGCTTTAAAGTATGCTCATTGCACTCGGCTTGAAATTAATATTGCTGTTCTAAATCAGATGGTTCGGTGTACGATTTCTGATAATGGTGTCGGTTGTGAAGAGATTATTGATGGTATGGGGCTATCCGGTATGCGTAACCGAATGAGAAGTGTAAATGGAATCCTGGATTTTTCGTCAGAATTAGGTTTTACGATTAATATGCTGTTTCCATTGGAACAGGTGAATGGTTAA
- a CDS encoding ABC transporter permease codes for MNQIATLLKMNIKLLLRNKGFLFFLFILPILSILLLSIREKDTKTDSNAFKQSIYELTDADTSLINYSDTSYYTVKVFDSSESDLTNYVLNDLISTGLVSVYRYSSKDMSEEEIEQKAQYNANHDRIGTILYFSPEFEEDILTGQPINSLQIYRIEEDERQAIIEEALQEAIQRMINASQYEDKDIEGILDALQLEDSMLPQKEIIEISKSELGSLDHVQQANQSKIGYSFAVLSLCFVFCGVFIAYTVMEERENRVFTRITLTKVNTRSYIISKLLISVLISCIHTVIIGVGVFFFVQQEFGISIFSYLLLTFLLGLIFNTLSLCVGVLIGNAMATNYAVFSIWSISCMISGLYFSTSDFSDVMNQISMLAPQRWFMKATEMLMLGDTAANRMIILATVAFLTIIVCIGISGLKLKHEE; via the coding sequence ATGAATCAAATAGCAACTCTTCTCAAGATGAACATAAAATTATTACTTAGAAACAAAGGTTTTCTCTTCTTCTTATTCATACTACCAATCCTTTCTATTCTGTTATTAAGTATACGGGAAAAAGATACAAAAACAGATAGTAATGCCTTTAAGCAAAGTATATATGAACTTACAGATGCTGATACTAGCCTTATTAATTACTCAGATACGTCGTACTATACGGTCAAGGTATTCGATAGCTCGGAATCAGATTTAACCAACTATGTTCTCAATGATTTAATTAGTACTGGATTAGTATCAGTATATCGTTATTCATCCAAGGATATGTCAGAAGAGGAAATCGAGCAAAAAGCTCAGTACAATGCCAATCATGACCGGATAGGAACCATCCTGTACTTTTCTCCTGAGTTTGAAGAAGACATTCTGACTGGTCAACCAATCAATTCCCTACAGATTTATCGAATAGAAGAGGATGAACGGCAAGCCATCATAGAAGAAGCACTTCAAGAAGCTATACAGAGAATGATAAATGCATCCCAGTATGAGGACAAAGACATAGAGGGGATATTGGATGCACTGCAATTGGAGGATAGTATGCTTCCTCAAAAAGAAATCATAGAGATCAGTAAATCTGAGCTAGGATCACTTGACCATGTACAGCAAGCAAATCAAAGTAAAATTGGTTATTCATTCGCTGTCCTGTCGTTATGCTTTGTATTCTGTGGCGTATTCATCGCCTATACCGTAATGGAAGAAAGAGAAAATCGAGTTTTTACGAGGATTACATTGACAAAAGTAAATACAAGAAGCTATATTATTTCAAAATTGTTAATTTCTGTGCTGATTTCTTGTATACATACTGTTATAATTGGGGTAGGAGTCTTTTTCTTTGTTCAACAGGAATTTGGAATTAGCATTTTCAGTTATTTACTTCTTACCTTCCTTTTGGGACTGATCTTTAACACCTTAAGTCTTTGTGTTGGTGTATTGATTGGAAATGCAATGGCTACCAATTATGCAGTGTTCAGTATTTGGTCAATATCGTGTATGATATCAGGTTTATATTTTAGTACCAGTGATTTTTCTGATGTCATGAATCAGATTTCAATGCTGGCACCGCAAAGATGGTTTATGAAGGCTACTGAAATGTTAATGCTGGGAGACACAGCGGCAAATCGTATGATTATACTCGCAACAGTAGCATTTCTTACGATTATAGTATGCATAGGAATCTCTGGTTTAAAATTAAAGCATGAGGAGTAA
- a CDS encoding ABC transporter permease, whose translation MILYLIKNNFKLMLRNKWIIGMMIIGPIIVIAVLSAVFQDVLRSYEGTEKFTIGYRLAEDSTFRPYIDTLIDIGNEAGITLSECTSGSVKELLDKNDYRSFVEFSNNSIKIYIIEGYEMEGMKTEYFFNKIIKGLSVNVKENDAIVFPVKQLSYIPKVEANDYYGIVFIVYYIWCCYVSISSVIISEKKNRIEKKFRVAPVSEVKLYLAKAIPCVLITLCEMAVTITATVLLFDVQWGNPLITLLIIFLMVIAATMFGLFLIYLFNNLAVAIGSAFAFVWIAGYLGGSFETYYYSSVSDKIKVLSPLYHINRALVEYSAIGKSDYTGSSIVYLLIISGICFFAGLIIAKIRKVDIA comes from the coding sequence ATGATATTATATTTAATAAAGAATAACTTTAAGCTTATGCTTCGAAACAAATGGATTATAGGAATGATGATAATAGGCCCGATTATAGTGATTGCGGTATTAAGTGCGGTATTTCAAGATGTACTAAGATCTTATGAGGGTACTGAGAAATTTACGATTGGATATCGTTTGGCAGAAGATAGCACATTTCGTCCTTACATAGATACTTTGATTGATATTGGGAATGAGGCTGGTATTACATTATCTGAGTGTACTTCTGGAAGTGTAAAGGAATTGCTAGATAAGAATGACTACCGTAGTTTTGTAGAATTCTCTAATAATTCCATAAAGATCTATATAATCGAGGGCTATGAAATGGAAGGTATGAAGACAGAATATTTTTTTAACAAAATAATAAAGGGCCTTTCAGTCAATGTTAAAGAGAATGATGCCATTGTTTTTCCGGTGAAACAGCTTTCATACATACCAAAAGTGGAAGCCAATGACTATTATGGAATTGTTTTTATTGTTTATTATATATGGTGCTGTTATGTTTCTATATCCTCAGTTATTATATCGGAGAAAAAGAATAGAATTGAGAAAAAATTCAGGGTTGCTCCAGTTTCCGAAGTAAAACTTTATCTGGCAAAAGCGATACCTTGCGTGTTAATAACCTTATGTGAAATGGCGGTAACAATTACAGCTACTGTACTATTATTTGATGTACAATGGGGAAATCCTCTAATTACCTTACTCATAATATTTCTTATGGTAATAGCAGCTACTATGTTTGGCCTGTTTTTAATATATCTTTTTAATAATTTAGCAGTTGCTATTGGGTCAGCTTTTGCATTTGTATGGATTGCAGGCTATTTAGGAGGAAGCTTTGAAACCTATTATTACTCATCGGTATCGGACAAAATCAAAGTGCTTTCACCGCTATATCATATTAATAGAGCATTAGTGGAATACTCTGCGATTGGAAAAAGTGACTATACTGGGAGCAGTATTGTTTATCTGCTGATTATCTCAGGGATCTGCTTTTTCGCAGGTCTGATTATTGCGAAAATAAGAAAGGTGGACATTGCATGA
- a CDS encoding ABC transporter ATP-binding protein, translated as MREAVLKTTELTKKYDHKVVVDNLSLEIYQGEIFGLLGPNGAGKSTTMNMICSIVKPNSGTIELLGKDPLKHKYEVNSKVGYIPQELAIHGNLKAWENVELFTSLYGLKGKALREAVDTSLEFVGLTEKRNLYVKTFSGGMKRRLNIACAIGHNPELLIFDEPTVGIDPQSRNFILEKIREINKKGTTIIYTSHYMEEIEAICSRIAIMDNGKVIAIGTSEELKRMVSEDGNDITLEEVFLTLTGKKLRDYGEQA; from the coding sequence ATGAGAGAAGCTGTATTAAAGACAACGGAGTTGACAAAGAAATATGACCATAAGGTTGTTGTAGATAACTTGTCATTGGAAATCTATCAGGGAGAGATATTTGGTTTACTCGGACCCAATGGAGCAGGGAAGAGTACAACGATGAATATGATTTGTTCTATTGTAAAGCCTAATTCTGGAACAATTGAATTATTGGGTAAAGATCCTCTAAAGCATAAATATGAAGTGAATTCTAAAGTTGGATATATACCACAGGAGCTGGCGATTCATGGGAATTTAAAAGCGTGGGAGAATGTAGAATTATTTACTTCATTATATGGATTGAAGGGAAAGGCTTTAAGGGAAGCGGTAGATACCTCTTTAGAATTTGTAGGACTTACGGAGAAAAGAAACCTATATGTAAAAACTTTTTCCGGTGGTATGAAACGACGGCTAAATATCGCCTGTGCAATTGGCCACAATCCTGAACTTCTAATATTTGATGAACCTACAGTTGGCATTGATCCTCAATCTAGAAATTTTATATTGGAAAAAATAAGAGAAATCAACAAGAAGGGCACTACCATTATCTATACAAGTCATTACATGGAAGAGATTGAAGCAATCTGCTCGCGTATTGCGATTATGGATAATGGTAAGGTCATTGCCATCGGAACGAGTGAAGAGTTAAAGAGAATGGTATCAGAAGATGGAAATGATATCACCTTAGAGGAAGTATTCTTGACTCTAACAGGGAAAAAACTACGAGACTATGGTGAACAAGCTTAA